Genomic segment of Salminus brasiliensis chromosome 16, fSalBra1.hap2, whole genome shotgun sequence:
aaaaataaaaaaaaacattgattataatgtcaactaaataaaaaaagaatggtATTGAACCTGACTTCATCCACTCTTCAGATTTCTGTTCTTCAAGTATATGCAGAGATCACACATTTAATTAGACACTTTTTCACGTGGTTAAACAAACTTTCAGAAAACTTGTAATACGAAGTTTTGCAGTGATCAGTAGCAGTTAAACAGAGATAACTTCACCCTTTTCAGCTGTAATATCTTACCTTAAAGCACAGAAACGATCAAATAAACATCCTACTCTAAACAGAACCGATAAACCGGTCCACACGTTGCCGGCAAGAAAAAAAGGTACCCATCCACTGAGAAAATAGGCCAGGGCCTAGCAGAAGCTAGCTCTTTGCAATAAGGAGTTATACACacatgtttaaaatatatataaaagattCCTATGTCCAACACTTACCTCTAGCAGATGGACTGGTGAAAAAGGAGGTGTTTTATGGCTGCATGAAAGCCCCGTCCGACCGAGCGAGTCCCGGAGCGAGAGGCTGATGCTAGCGGCTACAAACGAGAACAAACCCGGACGGTGAATGCAGCTGGAACCGGCCACgattaaaaacacaacaacgtTTAAGGGTCTGATAGCTGTAATTAAAGATAACTAATGGAGCTGCGGTGGTTTGAGCAAGGAggaggtgtgtgcgtgtgttttcgTGGCGATGCCGGAGCTCAGAAAACCGCTAAGTTAAGCTCGGAGGCTTCGCCACTTTGTTTGACAGAAAAATAAACAGGTTAGAGACGTGTTCGCGGAGCAGCTCATATTTTCGGCTATTTTTAAAGGGGGAAAACTCACCTTCACAATGAGCCGCCGGCTTTATGCACACGCCAAAAATGTGTTTATACCCTCCTCAGCAAAACCTGGTGGTTATCTCGCTTCTCGAGAGTCGGAAAATCGATTTTAAACTGTATTTTCTTTCCCTCTGTAGCCAAATTACAGCAGCAGACGACGGTGGCCTCTCTCATAAGGACAACCGAACATTAACGCAAGCAACGCGATACGGTCCCGCCCTTAGTCCCGCCCTCGTCTCGCTATTGGCGAAAAGAGCAGCCTACGCGCCTCTGCTTCGAACGCATTGGTTCGCGTTTGACGTCAATCGTTGCGAATATTAATTAGGCAAAAGGACCCGCAATTCCTATTGGTTGTTCAGGCTCGTCTGTCGCTCGTTGACGTTTGGATTCCAGGCCGCAGGCTGTGGTTTGTCGACGCGGCCGTCCGTCTGTTCCCTTCATAACAGAGATGAACGGAGACCAAAATCGCAAACTGGGTTACAGCTCCATCAAAACAACCAGCGTATTCCTCCGCCATTCAACAAAGGAGAAATAAATAGGACTTAGTTTTCCTCAATCAGGCGACTTGATTTGAATTGGCCTCTATGCTGCTCCCAATCTACTACATGTGACCGCTTATGATAATCAATATCTCCAAATGATTAATGATTAATGCTATTCGTATCAATGTACACTGCTGGTTTATTAGAAATGATATAGTGCACGCTGCTGTTAGGCTACACAGAGGACTGTAATGAGTCCCAGTGATGCCCGGACCTGTACAGGAATGTGATCCAATGCAGGTCACGTGGTAAATCAACACATATTAAAAATGTggtaaaatgtacaaaaaagtgGTGATACAGATGGGATTTTAGTtatggatttaaaaaaaaaaaaggtgaaatagtGAGTGAAATGGATTGAACTGTAAAGCAACAGCTAATTCCAAGCCTGTCCCCCAGATGGCGCTGCTGTGCGTTTGGTCTGTAGAGTGGTTGTCAGGAGCAGCTCAACACAGGAGGTGGCTGGACTGCTCAGAGCCTTCACAGAGTTTCTTCAAGCAATGGATTCTTTCCTTTGTCCTACATGTAATATGACTTTCAGATCATCACGTTTTCTGGCGAAGCACAAGGAGAAGTTCTGTATTGGAGATGTTGGTCAGACTGAGGAGTCTAATGTCCATCAAAATCTggtactgctctctctctgaaatGTCCTACAGGTTGGGTGTGGTGATCTGCACTGGTGATCTGCACTGGTGATCTGCACTGCATTTTGTGAGAGTAGATATTCTGATTATGAACTATTGTTGATAAAAGTAGTTTTTGTATTAAAGACAGAAAGGACATACATGCCTTGGCCTTTCGGCTCCATACGTTCAACAGGTTAAAGGTTTATACCAAATTAAACCAGGTTTATGTCTTTTCTTTGAAAGAATTGGTTGCAAATATAATACAATGCAATACATTATAAAATGTGTTGTTCCAAACCGCATTAAACAccacttttcatttttaattcattaatatttcAAGAAATATCAATTCTGTATTATGATTAataccaaaaaataaaatgcatttattttctgGTGTTCGTCATGTTGTCATGGCTTAATATATCCATTtttcttattaaaaagaaaaccttTAAATATAGGATGTGCAAAAATCATCACTGCTGTATGACCatctactttaatttgcacaCAGCCATTTAGAGAAGCATTATCCAATactttgggaggagttggggtacTTTTGAGGGGATGTGGTGggaatgctcttgttgctgaatgcaatcaaatcctcacagcaatgctccaaaatgctgtagaagccttcttccctggacagtagagacagttactccaacaaaagcaggagacacCCTTTTaaagcccttgatttcagaagaatcaagaaatgatcaggtgtctcaatacttttgtccatatagtgtatgttataGTGAGGTCTTAAAACATTTGTGGGACTGTTTATGTGTGATTCTTACTGATTTACTGTtgatattttgtgtatatatatcttGTTATTCTTGTACGTTCTTTAGGGTTATTTAGTAAAGACACCCAAACCATGTATACATACAGAAATATGAAAGATACAGTGGGCATGATAGACAATACACCAATAGTACTGTAAAGTATTCAGCATAATACTGAGAAATATCTAAAGTACCAACTGTACCATCTTTCCACAGAGCGAGAGGATAAGAGAACTACGCAAGATACGTCAGCGGGAAAGGCCTCATGGAAGAGCCCAACTCAGCCAGCAGAACTTTCACACACCAACTCAGGACCAGCTACaaaaacccaccagtgaaccagtgagaAACACACATAAACAGTCCCACAAATGTTTTATGGCCTCTACTTTTATTGGGATTGCCACCACATTGCTTAAATTGCAGCGATTCCAGTTCATTGGGATAGAGATGTGTGTTTCTATAATTGTGCACAGACTGCAGGAGGGTCACAAGATCAGCTCCTTCAAGACCTACCTGAGATAGGAAAGCCGAGGGTGGTGACGTCTGCTGACAGCAAACACCTGAACAAGCAAAGGAGAGGTAATGATGAACTCCTGCTGCGTGTTCTGTCCTGAATTGAGATGTTTTGTCCAACAGTTCAGCCATTTGAAGGACCAGCGTTCATTTTATTGGTTAGTTGCAGAGATGAAGATGCAGGAGCTGGCTGTTCAGAACAAGAAAGTGGCTCAGCTGGAGGAAATGCTGTTCGAGCTAAAAGAGCAGGAGCAGAGGAACACCAGCCTACTGGAGTCTCTCGTGGATCATCTACAGCATGATCCAATGGAGGCCAAGTCTGTGGCCTCAAAGGGGTTTGAAAgaaattcattttaaatatattattttagttGATTCCCAATGGAATTACATGTTAATGAACTTTCCCCAGTTGTCCTGGTATTGAATGGGCCTTAGTTCAGTGGAGTGTAGGATCTCCAAGCATCAGGACCATTCTATTTTGTTCTACTAAAACAATTTGGGCACAAAATGCTATAAGCTTTACGGCCATGTGTTTTAAGACCTTTAGAGAAGATTAGGGGGGCATATTTAAtcatatttgatttttttttttttttatgtattgataCGTACACTGATCAGCCTTCATTTTACTACCTGACTTAAGAGGTGAGGTGAAAAACTCTTTAACAAGAATCAAATTGTGATTGTGTCTAATTGTAATGACTGGCAGGTCTCGTGGGggggtttctggtatgcagtggtcagtacctaccaaaagtgctccaagaaagggcaTTCAGTGAATCAGGGCCAGGGTCATGGGTACCTAAGGCTTAATGACCTGATCCATTGAGGCTCCACCTCActacttacaggacttaaaggatctgctgctaacgtctctgtgccagatactacaggacaccttcagaggtcttgtggagtccaggccCCGAATggttagatctgttgtggtggcacgaGGGGGAACTCcttcaatattaggcaggtggtgctaatgttatggctgatcggtgtattaTACATTTAGTATGTACAGCACTGTGATTTCCAGTCAGTGATATATAATTAAGTGGAGGATACAGAGAAAATGGGAGTCTTAACAACCATGCAAggcctggtagaccaccaacacACCAAATGTGATGGACATGAATGGGTTAAACGAAAACGTCAGTGACATGCCATAATACATTATCTTGTAGGGAAGACATTCTGCAAAACAGGACTCCACACCTGCACGTTCCTGAGACTAAAGAGCCAGTCACACAAACCTGCATACCTGTTTATGGGGGTGGAGTCCTTTCTGCAGAAATCAGGTAATGTGTTCATGTATGTTAAGATCCCTGATAAATTCAGATTTCAGTTTTGCTCCAGTATTTTGCTAGATGTTAGAGGCCATCTCCACACAATCTCTAACATCTAACCAAAATAAAACGAAGCTTTATCTAAATGGATCCATGTAATCTTCTGATCTTCCACAGTACTCTCCGTCTCTCCTACCTCCAGAGTGGTGGGAAAGATCCTCAGATATTGGCTCAGCTGCAGGACTTGTTAAATGAAGCCCTCAGAGTGGAAATGCAGCCAGGGAAAGCTCCTCTGCCCAGGCCCTGCCAGACTGACAGAACACAACATGGGCCAAGTACTCTTAAATCCAACAGCTAAACCTTATCAACACTTTAAAagtctttatttttataaaccATTTAAAACCCCCGGAAGCCATTCACACTGACAAATTCATCAAGGTTGTGTAGAGTCAAACCTGAGCACAGAACACGGGCACGTACAGTATATTCATATTTAGGGAATCAGTAGAATCAAATACACATCctgagaaatattagatatgtAGCTTAGAAAAGATCAATATCAGAAATAATATAAGTAAAAAAaggataattattattaaaatgatatatgatgattaattaaaattaatgtCTTTCAATGTtagatattatattttaaatagttGTTATTTTAACCCTGTAAAGTGATTTAAGCTCTAGCCTGAAGGAGGAGCTGTGCACTCACAGCTCAGCCCTGAACTCTGCCTATAAGGGTAGCCATTGGCTCATGACTGTTAAGCAGAGTGTGCATGTACATGCCTATAAGAGCACATTGGGCGTGGCATCTGCAAATGATATGCTAATGAGGAACTGGGTGAGTGGGAGAGTTTGTTTCTGAGGTTTGTTTTAttaagtgtgtttaaatctctGCTCAGTTTAAAGGGAAGGTCATAGGTGTCTCTGTGCGCTCCAGTCTGCCCTTGTTTTTCCTCAACCTTGATGAATAAGCACCAGTGTATGAATGAAAgttacctgtgtaacatgattcaacctaaagtcgctctggataagagattcattcaaatgctgtaaatttaaatgtataataattcCAGATACcgaaccagtcaaaagtttggacacacctggttgaatgtgtccTGACCATCGTCTAAAAAACATTTGATCTGAATGCTTGGGGtgacaatatttttttaaaaagaggacaCAGGGGAGACACGGGTATTCACCACAGTTAGGATGTCATGGTCATATAGGCTAATAAGGTTGTTTGTTGGTCTTCTGCTGAATgggtaaatgtgtatgtattaatgtacattaacatactgtagctgcagggtttgaaaggtatttccaccctctcacacacacacacacacacacacacattgcctcagtcctacaacttaggcctacactgttaaaagtataaattCCTAGACTAACTTTGaggggttcttcaggggttcctccactgttttaaattgaagaacctccaaaagttcctcaaggaacttttaCTTTGAACAGTGTACCTGAACCCCCACAGCCACAACATCATAACTACTGTGAATacccgtgtgtccccagtgtcctcttaaAAAGTGGACACACTACCATTTGGTACAATATtctgaagatgatgatcagcacacattcaaccagatgtgtctaaacttttgactggtactgtgcTTCTACAGTATGATTACTGTGCTGCTGTTAAATTGTTTTGTGTGCTTTCTGTAATCCAGAACCGCAGGGAAATTGGAAGGATTTCAGCAGAGAGCTCATATCTACAGAGTTAGAAAACCAGCACTTGGAGGAGGAACTCATGAGACTGCAGTTAAGAAAGAGAAGACCTGCGTTCACCAGGACCACAACTCCACACTGTAGTATCTGAGCTCTTTCAATGCTATTCCAGATGCTGCATGACTGTGTTTGTCAGCTCTCTTGTATGAAactggactgttttttttaggtCGACACCGTGAACAGGAGATGAGGAGTATGAAGATGGACATTGATCTGTTAAAACATGAAATTGAGATTAATGGATTGAGGAGGCAGATTAGGAGCAGAAAGGTGGAACCAACCCTAGCGACTTTCCCCCCTTTGGTACAGAATATGTTTAGTAATCAACTAAAAGCAATGGTTTGGTGGAAAATCtgatttacacaattttccctTTAACCTGAAGAAAAGCAGGTTAACCAAAACATGAGGTTTGTGTCTTTACTTTTgcgctggagctatgaggctaatgtagcctaATAATAATGGAATAATGGAATAATCTCATACCCTGCTAATTTGCACTGCATTCCGAAATCCATTCACATTTGCCTCGATCTGTGTCAACACTGACAGAAGTACTGAAGAAATCCAGGTATTTTGAGGTAACTACTGTTGTTAGCTACGCCTCATGCTTAGGGCCAAATTGTGTAAATTAGGATTTGTCTAGTATTTGATAGTTTAGGTACACAAGTGATTTGTGTACATGGTTGCAGGCACACAGTGTTATTTTTTATCCAGTATTTTATCATGCTGTAAtaaccttcttcttctttatagGAGGAACCCAGGTCACAAACACCACCCTTCCTCAAATACCCTGTAAAAGAGGGCCTGGGACCTGCTCCCTATGATCCAATGTAAGtttattgttaatattttatatatatttttatatatatatattttgttacaatgttgatcagccaagacattttTGGGTGTTTAAAGTTTGCTTTTTTAGTGTTTAGTatggaaaaatgtattttccttGTCATAGCTGAATAATAGTAGAGTTGGGTTTAGTATATAGACgtgatttacatttaaagcatttagcagacgctctaatccagagcgacttacaaaagtgctttgctatttacttaagaataaaCTCAGCTAGTTGGAAaaggctaaaattcaaagaaacctccaagttaagacactactaaacacaagtcaatagggtgaccactctgctattcgcccaagtattctcggaagaggtggttcttcagtctgggtttgaagacagcgagcgactctgccgttcggacacccaggggaagttcgttccaccactttggtgccaggacagaaaaaagcctggacgcttgtctcgACGCTTGTcctgggtcgagccgagccgtacttgaagctcgaagggctcaaGTACGTGATGAACGTACCATGAACTTGAACACTGTTAACCTCCCTGTGAAAAGAAAATATGACATGACCAAAAATAGGGGTGGTGGGGAAGCTGGTGAAGCGAGTTGGCAGTcatgcaaggctaaaagctaaccccagAAGACATCAccatgatctttttttttagctaacTAACAGCACATCATGCTCACTGGGctgtttttacaaaaaaaaatagttacaatgttcttgttacaagtaaaagaaaagaaagctgTGCTATGCTGTGTTGCACATGTGAGCTCTTGCAGTGCAGTAAACcagcaaaatatatatatatattttttttttattatttaatgaaagGAAAAATGCTGTGTTATATTCTgaggcaaagtaacagggtggtaaataggcttgtaaaactgcatttcagcatttttcaactcaaccaaagtcacatactcactatttatacatcaaataactTAACACATACTGAATAAATAGATTATATGGCACATTTGAACCATATCTCATATTATCAGAAACAATTTATACTCAATTAGTTAACACAGTTTGAGGTAAGCGATGTTTAAAGTGCATAGTTTACTGAATGCTAGTTAATGGGATACAAGCTTTTATTTCTTATTACGTTAGCCTCATAGCTGCAGcgcaaaactaaaaaagcaaatTCAACATCAACTACGTTTGGGGTAGGAGTAAGcttgtgtcagtgtcagtgagCACTGAATTACTGATTAcaataaaaaggaaaaggaaagcaTTCACTTATGCTGATTATGGAGCAGCAACATGGAGGAATCCACTTTGGCTCTTGTGTTTTGCTGTTGCAGGGCAGGTTTTGTGGTGTTTTATGATTTCCTCCTGGGCTTGTGTCCATCGTACAGAGTGTGTCGTCTGATGGTGGGGTTGTACGCTGGGGATCAGTGTCTGGGAAGCCCCTTTGTATTGCCCCCTGTCTACTGTGGGTCCTTCAGCTTATCCACACACCCTCCTTGGTACAGTCAAGGACAAAAGGCAGTCATCGCCACTAAGCAAGCAGTGCCAGAGTAAGGATGAACAGCATCTACACTACAATGTTTTTACACTACAAATGATAGTTGATAGTTGATAGTTAGTAGGAAGCtgaaaaactgagaaaatggCCTACTTTCAGAATTAAATTatgataaaaatgaatatccagAATGCCTCAAATGTGGTGATCAAAATTTCTGGCCAGATGACCTTCCAAAAGTCAATAATAAATGCCCATGAATTTATCAGTCATAAAATGAATAAGATTAAGAAGGTAGTGTGCAATGAGACGAGGGCAATCAACTTGAcctatttttaaattattattcataaatgattacatttaatgcatattaatttatttagacAGGATGTCTGACTGTGATACTCTATCTCATCCAGGGTTCAGCCTGCACCATCAGTGTGTCTGATGATACAGGTACAGGCCTCAGGAGGATACGACATCTACGGCCAGGAAGTGACCAATCTAGCCCCGCGAGGCTGGGTGAAGCTAGACATGTTTGACCATCACAATCGCATCATTAGTGGAAGATGGAAAATACCCGTCCGCATCCTTCCAGCGAAACCCTCAATGACCGCAGCAGAAGTCAACTCTGTTCCACAGGTTTATTGCAGACGTGACTGGGATCCATTCAGCACAGATTATTGTTATTGATTCATATTTATCCAGTATCTCAGAGTCTTTTGTGTCTTTTGTGTTTCAGTTATTTCATCCTATATTAGTGTTACAAAGCCTTACAAATGGACCATAATGTGTTAACTGAGGTGCTCATTTGTCATGTTCTTGGGTTGTGGGGAGTTCAGAGTTGACTGGTAACTCAGAAACACAGTTTTACCTTATTATCGACTTATCTGTGGCGCTCCGTTTAAGCACCTAAGCCATATCAATGAGAGATTGGAGGTttgagtcccagagagcataattagCCCTGCTTTCTGGATGGCTTTTCCCTCCTTGCCAGTGTAAGCTTCTGCTGTCATaccagaactggcagttagccTTCTCTTCCAAGTACGTacagctgtccaatgatgtgGTTTTAGGGGCAGCCCTCTCAGCACTGGCATCATCGTGTGATAGGCAGTTATAGCTAGAGGATGAAAATTGAAACTGACTAAAATTGTGTcgaaaaacaatatatatatgtacattttacTGATCTGTATTCTAGCTGGACAGTGCAGAGCTGTTCCTGAGAATTGTCAACGCAAGGGATGCAGAGCTTCAGAGTGCGGTTCCGATTAGTATTCACACTGCTGGGATCTACAGATACCCCCCTGTGGTATGAATCTTAAATTACAATCAAATGTTTTaaaagttgttgttgtttgaaaACATAGCATAACTAATATTTCCTAGTTATACAGGATTTCGTGATAgatataaatggacaaaagtattgggacacctgcacactcattgtttcttctgaaatcaagggtattaaaaacagtttatcctgcttttcttggagtaactgtctctactctactactgtccagggaaggcattctactacattttggagccttgctgtgaggatttgattgcattcacaagagtgttagtgaggtctcatctccaactcatcctagaagtgttccatcattccagagaacagtgcCACTgatctacagctcaatgctgggggggctatattcccctctagcccatgtctgcaCCTGCCTGATATATTATAGGTCCCtgttgtgctgccaaaacagctctgacccagtatctggtagatactgaccactgcataccagaaaccccCCACAAAACCTGTGTGATGTTTAGCCATGCTCTGAcctagtcgtctagccatcataatttgCCCAGGTGTCCTGGTGGCTCAGACTTTTACGCTTGTACTAATGTTCCTGCTTGTAACCCATCATCTTTGACCCTTGACAGCTGCCACtctaaccagataatcaatgttatggctgatcagtgtttattacatGGGAAACTGTTTTTTACACTGAAGTGATCAGCAGTGTCATCCCTTATTTCAGAGTCTCTCAGAATTtccttttctcattttttagACAACTCCGAGACACCACGTCACCAGGCAGGATGAAGCTGCCAGAACCTCAGCTGTTCAAAGCCCTCAGGTTTATATACCAGCCTTCACCCAGAGCCTGGACCCACCTGCCCAAGGGAAACACTGTTTAATAAACCCTGAGTGACCAGCATGATCTTTTGGTAGCAAATGAAAGGAAGCACAACTGCCTTCCAGACATCATCTGTAATAAAAGAGTGCCATTTCTTGTGTGCAATCGTTTTAgaaattgttttttaaaatattttcaaGTAATTATtttttgaaaatgtaatttttcaAAGCAATAATTATGTGTTTTGattacttaaaaaataaatgcatttgcaTTTAATCAGGTTGTAGAGGTCTGGGAGAATGTAATGTTAGCAGTCTTGCCAAATAACTCTGTAACTCTACTTGTATAACGTGTTTGCTTTCCTGTGCAAGGAATC
This window contains:
- the LOC140537127 gene encoding coiled-coil domain-containing protein 17-like isoform X1 is translated as MDSFLCPTCNMTFRSSRFLAKHKEKFCIGDVGQTEESNVHQNLSERIRELRKIRQRERPHGRAQLSQQNFHTPTQDQLQKPTSEPTAGGSQDQLLQDLPEIGKPRVVTSADSKHLNKQRRVAEMKMQELAVQNKKVAQLEEMLFELKEQEQRNTSLLESLVDHLQHDPMEAKSVASKGEDILQNRTPHLHVPETKEPVTQTCIPVYGGGVLSAEISTLRLSYLQSGGKDPQILAQLQDLLNEALRVEMQPGKAPLPRPCQTDRTQHGPKPQGNWKDFSRELISTELENQHLEEELMRLQLRKRRPAFTRTTTPHCSRHREQEMRSMKMDIDLLKHEIEINGLRRQIRSRKVEPTLATFPPLEEPRSQTPPFLKYPVKEGLGPAPYDPMAGFVVFYDFLLGLCPSYRVCRLMVGLYAGDQCLGSPFVLPPVYCGSFSLSTHPPWYSQGQKAVIATKQAVPEVQPAPSVCLMIQVQASGGYDIYGQEVTNLAPRGWVKLDMFDHHNRIISGRWKIPVRILPAKPSMTAAEVNSVPQLDSAELFLRIVNARDAELQSAVPISIHTAGIYRYPPVTTPRHHVTRQDEAARTSAVQSPQGFLRVVGLDTGSVMMVSASPGNGAVMEQGTVWMAQMKWIALAHRRILSALIRPCASPRQKCVMDDLSAQTGQMN
- the LOC140537127 gene encoding coiled-coil domain-containing protein 17-like isoform X2, producing MDSFLCPTCNMTFRSSRFLAKHKEKFCIGDVGQTEESNVHQNLSERIRELRKIRQRERPHGRAQLSQQNFHTPTQDQLQKPTSEPTAGGSQDQLLQDLPEIGKPRVVTSADSKHLNKQRRVAEMKMQELAVQNKKVAQLEEMLFELKEQEQRNTSLLESLVDHLQHDPMEAKSVASKGEDILQNRTPHLHVPETKEPVTQTCIPVYGGGVLSAEISTLRLSYLQSGGKDPQILAQLQDLLNEALRVEMQPGKAPLPRPCQTDRTQHGPKPQGNWKDFSRELISTELENQHLEEELMRLQLRKRRPAFTRTTTPHCRHREQEMRSMKMDIDLLKHEIEINGLRRQIRSRKVEPTLATFPPLEEPRSQTPPFLKYPVKEGLGPAPYDPMAGFVVFYDFLLGLCPSYRVCRLMVGLYAGDQCLGSPFVLPPVYCGSFSLSTHPPWYSQGQKAVIATKQAVPEVQPAPSVCLMIQVQASGGYDIYGQEVTNLAPRGWVKLDMFDHHNRIISGRWKIPVRILPAKPSMTAAEVNSVPQLDSAELFLRIVNARDAELQSAVPISIHTAGIYRYPPVTTPRHHVTRQDEAARTSAVQSPQGFLRVVGLDTGSVMMVSASPGNGAVMEQGTVWMAQMKWIALAHRRILSALIRPCASPRQKCVMDDLSAQTGQMN
- the LOC140537127 gene encoding coiled-coil domain-containing protein 17-like isoform X4, encoding MDSFLCPTCNMTFRSSRFLAKHKEKFCIGDVGQTEESNVHQNLSERIRELRKIRQRERPHGRAQLSQQNFHTPTQDQLQKPTSEPTAGGSQDQLLQDLPEIGKPRVVTSADSKHLNKQRRVAEMKMQELAVQNKKVAQLEEMLFELKEQEQRNTSLLESLVDHLQHDPMEAKSVASKGEDILQNRTPHLHVPETKEPVTQTCIPVYGGGVLSAEISTLRLSYLQSGGKDPQILAQLQDLLNEALRVEMQPGKAPLPRPCQTDRTQHGPKPQGNWKDFSRELISTELENQHLEEELMRLQLRKRRPAFTRTTTPHCRHREQEMRSMKMDIDLLKHEIEINGLRRQIRSRKVEPTLATFPPLEEPRSQTPPFLKYPVKEGLGPAPYDPMAGFVVFYDFLLGLCPSYRVCRLMVGLYAGDQCLGSPFVLPPVYCGSFSLSTHPPWYSQGQKAVIATKQAVPEVQPAPSVCLMIQVQASGGYDIYGQEVTNLAPRGWVKLDMFDHHNRIISGRWKIPVRILPAKPSMTAAEVNSVPQLDSAELFLRIVNARDAELQSAVPISIHTAGIYRYPPVTTPRHHVTRQDEAARTSAVQSPQVYIPAFTQSLDPPAQGKHCLINPE
- the LOC140537127 gene encoding coiled-coil domain-containing protein 17-like isoform X3; protein product: MDSFLCPTCNMTFRSSRFLAKHKEKFCIGDVGQTEESNVHQNLSERIRELRKIRQRERPHGRAQLSQQNFHTPTQDQLQKPTSEPTAGGSQDQLLQDLPEIGKPRVVTSADSKHLNKQRRVAEMKMQELAVQNKKVAQLEEMLFELKEQEQRNTSLLESLVDHLQHDPMEAKSVASKGEDILQNRTPHLHVPETKEPVTQTCIPVYGGGVLSAEISTLRLSYLQSGGKDPQILAQLQDLLNEALRVEMQPGKAPLPRPCQTDRTQHGPKPQGNWKDFSRELISTELENQHLEEELMRLQLRKRRPAFTRTTTPHCSRHREQEMRSMKMDIDLLKHEIEINGLRRQIRSRKVEPTLATFPPLEEPRSQTPPFLKYPVKEGLGPAPYDPIVCRLMVGLYAGDQCLGSPFVLPPVYCGSFSLSTHPPWYSQGQKAVIATKQAVPEVQPAPSVCLMIQVQASGGYDIYGQEVTNLAPRGWVKLDMFDHHNRIISGRWKIPVRILPAKPSMTAAEVNSVPQLDSAELFLRIVNARDAELQSAVPISIHTAGIYRYPPVTTPRHHVTRQDEAARTSAVQSPQGFLRVVGLDTGSVMMVSASPGNGAVMEQGTVWMAQMKWIALAHRRILSALIRPCASPRQKCVMDDLSAQTGQMN